The following proteins come from a genomic window of Macrotis lagotis isolate mMagLag1 unplaced genomic scaffold, bilby.v1.9.chrom.fasta BILBYCTG559, whole genome shotgun sequence:
- the LOC141504169 gene encoding phosphorylase b kinase regulatory subunit alpha, liver isoform-like: MRSRSNSGVHLDGYARLVQRTILCYQVEKVEKFKNSQSTKDSLHAKYNPATCGMVLGDDQWGPLQVDATSLFLLFLAQMTASGLCIIFTPDEVAFIQNLVFYIEAAYKVVDCLSLRHTKGFNVMKSLENPALGIPRGCQNAYIPGKTDTRWVRSNSREIKFCSPPPTIHRNI, from the exons ATGAGGAGCAGGAGCAACTCGGGAGTCCATCTGGACGGCTACGCCCGGCTGGTCCAACGGACCATTCTGTGTTATCAG GTGGAAAAAGTTGAGAAGTTTAAGAACTCTCAGAGCACCAAGGACAGCTTGCATGCCAAGTACAATCCTGCCACATGTGGCATGGTGCTTGGTGATGACCAATGGGGACCTTTACAAGTTGATGctacttccttatttttgttgtttctagCACAGATGACTGCCTCAG gCTTATGCATTATTTTTACCCCCGATGAGGTGGCCTTCATACAGAATCTTGTTTTCTACATTGAGGCAGCATACAAAGTTGTG gattgcctctccctgaggcacaCAAAAGGCTTCAAcgttatgaaatctctggaaaatccagcactgggaattccaaggggATGCCAGAATGCCTACATACCGggaaaaacagatacaagatgggtcagatcgaattccagggaaattaagttttgctccccccccccgaccatacacaggaatatatga